A window from Pseudomonas alloputida encodes these proteins:
- a CDS encoding septal ring lytic transglycosylase RlpA family protein produces MRAIISGNAFKLLTCLAVGVALASCSSNRPAPKSSGNVVRSQPGLDINRAHKDGAPWWDVDVNKIPDATPTVHTGNYKANPYTVLGKTYYPMQDSRNYRAEGTASWYGTKFHGQNTANGELYDLYGMSAAHKTLPLPAYVRVTNLANGRSVILRVNDRGPFYSDRIIDLSYAAAKKLGYAEIGTAHVRVEGIDPQQWWAQRGQTPPMVLKEPQVAQTQAIPASTGRVEQWTPPPQQHAAPVVPVQVGGNNVPGGNGGSFLQVGAFANPDAAELLRAKLSTMVNAPVFISSIVRNQQTLHRVRLGPIGSQGEIQQAQDSIRLANLGQAKLVTAD; encoded by the coding sequence ATGCGCGCAATCATCTCTGGCAACGCTTTCAAGCTGCTCACCTGCCTCGCCGTCGGTGTGGCGCTGGCCAGCTGCTCTTCCAACCGGCCGGCCCCGAAAAGCAGTGGTAATGTCGTGCGCAGCCAGCCGGGCCTGGACATCAACCGGGCGCACAAGGACGGCGCACCGTGGTGGGACGTGGATGTCAACAAGATCCCCGATGCCACCCCGACCGTGCACACCGGTAACTACAAGGCCAACCCGTACACCGTGCTGGGCAAGACCTACTACCCGATGCAGGACTCGCGCAACTACCGCGCCGAGGGTACGGCATCGTGGTACGGCACCAAGTTCCACGGGCAGAACACTGCCAACGGCGAGCTGTACGACCTGTATGGCATGAGCGCAGCGCACAAGACCCTGCCGCTGCCAGCCTATGTGCGGGTGACCAACCTGGCGAACGGCCGCAGCGTGATCCTTCGGGTGAACGACCGTGGCCCGTTCTATTCCGACCGAATCATCGACTTGTCCTATGCTGCCGCGAAAAAGCTCGGCTATGCCGAGATCGGCACCGCGCATGTGCGCGTCGAGGGTATCGATCCGCAGCAGTGGTGGGCTCAGCGCGGCCAAACGCCGCCGATGGTGCTGAAGGAGCCGCAAGTGGCGCAGACCCAGGCAATACCGGCCAGTACCGGGCGGGTCGAGCAGTGGACCCCGCCACCACAGCAGCACGCAGCGCCCGTGGTACCCGTGCAGGTAGGTGGCAACAACGTGCCCGGCGGTAACGGTGGCAGTTTCTTGCAGGTAGGCGCGTTCGCCAACCCGGACGCTGCCGAGTTGCTGCGCGCCAAGCTCAGCACCATGGTCAATGCACCCGTGTTCATCAGCTCGATCGTGCGTAACCAGCAGACCCTGCACCGCGTGCGCCTGGGGCCGATCGGCAGCCAGGGCGAGATCCAGCAAGCACAAGACAGCATTCGCCTGGCGAACTTGGGGCAGGCAAAGCTGGTCACAGCAGACTGA
- the mltB gene encoding lytic murein transglycosylase B: MQAVRNWAARCAPWIGAVGLFGAVQLAHAGEYDGSPEVAAFVGEMSRDYGFAPEQLMGVFREVQRKQSILDAISRPAERVKPWKDYRPMFITDARIARGVDFWRQHEAVLARAEQEYGVPAQYIVAIIGVETFFGRNTGNYRVIDALSTLGFDYPPRAEFFRKELREFLLLAREEQLDPLTLKGSYAGAMGLPQFMPSSFRNYAVDFDGDGHINIWNNPDDAIGSVASYFKRHGWVAGEGVVSRAWVEGERADEGLTTGIEPVKTVGELRTLGWSVHDSLRDDLPVTAFRLEGESGPEYWMGLKNFYAITRYNRSVMYAMAVHQLAEQLVQVRGVK; the protein is encoded by the coding sequence ATGCAAGCAGTGCGTAACTGGGCTGCCCGTTGTGCGCCTTGGATCGGTGCGGTGGGCCTGTTCGGCGCTGTACAGCTGGCCCATGCCGGCGAATACGACGGCTCGCCCGAGGTAGCCGCGTTTGTTGGCGAAATGAGCCGCGACTATGGTTTTGCGCCTGAGCAACTGATGGGTGTGTTTCGTGAGGTGCAGCGCAAGCAGTCGATTCTCGACGCCATCTCGCGCCCGGCCGAGCGGGTCAAACCGTGGAAGGACTACCGGCCGATGTTCATCACCGATGCGCGTATCGCTCGCGGTGTGGATTTCTGGCGTCAGCACGAGGCTGTATTGGCACGTGCCGAGCAGGAGTACGGCGTACCTGCGCAGTACATTGTCGCGATCATCGGCGTGGAAACCTTCTTTGGCCGCAATACCGGCAACTACCGGGTGATCGACGCCCTGTCGACGCTGGGCTTCGACTACCCGCCACGGGCCGAGTTCTTCCGCAAGGAGCTGCGAGAGTTCCTGCTGCTGGCCCGTGAGGAGCAGCTTGATCCCTTGACGCTCAAGGGCTCGTACGCCGGCGCCATGGGGCTGCCGCAGTTCATGCCAAGCAGCTTCCGCAACTACGCGGTGGACTTCGACGGGGACGGCCATATCAATATCTGGAACAACCCTGACGATGCCATCGGCAGCGTGGCCAGCTACTTCAAGCGCCACGGCTGGGTGGCCGGCGAGGGTGTGGTCAGTCGCGCCTGGGTGGAAGGTGAGCGCGCCGACGAAGGCCTGACCACCGGCATCGAGCCGGTGAAAACGGTAGGGGAGTTGCGTACGCTTGGCTGGTCGGTTCATGATTCGCTGCGCGATGATCTGCCGGTTACCGCCTTCCGTCTCGAGGGCGAGAGCGGCCCCGAGTACTGGATGGGCCTGAAGAACTTCTACGCGATCACTCGCTACAACCGCAGCGTGATGTATGCCATGGCGGTACATCAGCTTGCGGAACAGCTGGTTCAAGTACGGGGCGTCAAGTAA
- the rodA gene encoding rod shape-determining protein RodA: protein MRRRASFLQRIHIDGPLLIILLTLAAGSLFVLYSASGKNWDLLLKQATSFGIGLVSMFVIAQLEPRFMARWVPLAYLAGVLLLVVVDVMGHNAMGATRWINIPGVIRFQPSEFMKIIMPATIAWYLSKRTLPPHLKHVAISLVLIGVPFMLIVRQPDLGTALLILASGAFVLFMGGLRWRWILSVLAAAVPVAVAMWFFVMHDYQKQRVLTFLDPESDPLGTGWNIIQSKAAIGSGGVFGKGWLLGTQSHLDFLPESHTDFIIAVLGEEFGLVGICLLLIVYLLLIGRGLVITAQAQTLFGKLLAGSLTMTFFVYVFVNIGMVSGLLPVVGVPLPFISYGGTSLVTLLSAFGVLMSIHTHRKWIAQV from the coding sequence ATGCGTCGGCGTGCGAGCTTTCTGCAACGCATCCATATCGACGGCCCCTTGCTGATCATTCTGCTGACCCTTGCAGCCGGCAGCCTGTTCGTACTGTATTCGGCCAGTGGCAAGAACTGGGACCTGCTGCTCAAGCAAGCCACCTCGTTTGGCATCGGTCTGGTGTCGATGTTCGTCATCGCCCAGCTGGAGCCGCGCTTCATGGCGCGTTGGGTGCCATTGGCCTACCTGGCCGGGGTGCTGTTGCTGGTAGTAGTGGACGTGATGGGCCACAACGCCATGGGGGCCACACGCTGGATCAACATTCCTGGGGTGATCCGCTTCCAGCCCTCGGAATTCATGAAGATCATCATGCCGGCGACCATCGCCTGGTACCTGTCAAAGCGCACCTTGCCGCCCCATTTGAAGCACGTGGCGATCAGCCTGGTGCTGATCGGCGTGCCGTTCATGCTGATCGTACGTCAGCCCGACCTGGGGACCGCGCTGCTGATCCTGGCCTCTGGTGCCTTCGTGCTGTTCATGGGCGGCTTGCGCTGGCGCTGGATCCTCAGCGTGCTGGCGGCAGCCGTGCCAGTCGCGGTGGCAATGTGGTTCTTCGTCATGCACGACTACCAGAAGCAGCGGGTATTGACCTTCCTCGACCCTGAAAGCGACCCGTTGGGCACCGGTTGGAACATCATCCAGTCCAAGGCGGCGATCGGCTCGGGCGGGGTGTTTGGCAAAGGCTGGCTGCTTGGCACGCAGTCGCACCTGGACTTTTTGCCGGAAAGCCACACCGACTTCATCATCGCCGTGCTCGGCGAGGAATTCGGCCTGGTAGGCATCTGCCTGCTGCTGATTGTCTACCTGCTGCTGATCGGCCGTGGCCTGGTGATCACCGCCCAGGCGCAGACCCTGTTCGGCAAGCTGCTTGCGGGCAGCCTGACCATGACTTTTTTTGTATACGTGTTCGTCAATATCGGAATGGTAAGCGGCCTTCTGCCCGTGGTGGGCGTGCCGTTACCTTTCATCAGCTATGGCGGAACATCGTTGGTGACGCTGCTGTCAGCGTTTGGCGTTTTGATGTCGATCCATACGCACCGCAAATGGATCGCGCAGGTTTGA
- the mrdA gene encoding penicillin-binding protein 2, with the protein MSQPIRLKDHEKDARLVRKRVVVGAVAIMLLVCVLIARLYYLQIIQYDYHSTLSENNRVHVQPIPPTRGLIFDRNGVIVADNRPSFSLSMTRERAGNWQEVLDTIVEVLDLTADDRALFEKRMRQGRRPFEPVPILFELNEEQIARVAVNQFRLPGVEVVAQLVRHYPQGAHFAHSVGYVGRINEKELKTLDPVNYSGTHHIGKTGIERFYEAALHGQVGYEEVETNARGRVLRVLKRTDPKPGKDIVLSLDIKLQEAAEAALGGRRGAVVALDPRTGEVLAMVSQPSFDPNLFVTGISFKAYAELRDSIDRPLFNRVLRGLYPPGSTIKPAVAIAGLDSGVVNASSRVFDPGYYQLPNYDHKYRNWNRSGDGWVDLDTAIMRSNDTYFYDLAHKMGIDRLSSYMNKFGIGQRVSLDMFEESAGLMPSREWKRATRRQAWFPGETLILGIGQGYMQATPLQLAQATALIANKGVWNRPHLAKTIEGLPPVDDNPMEDIVLRDKSDWAKVTHGMEQVMHNARGTARKAAAGAQYRIAGKSGTAQVVAIKQGEKYDRNKLQERHRDHALFVAFAPAEAPKIVVSVMVENGESGSGVAAPVVRQIMDAWLLDENGRLKPEFAPATVTQESAL; encoded by the coding sequence ATGTCGCAGCCGATCCGTCTCAAGGACCACGAGAAAGACGCCCGCCTGGTGCGCAAACGCGTCGTGGTCGGCGCAGTCGCGATCATGCTGCTTGTGTGCGTGTTGATCGCACGGCTGTACTACCTGCAGATCATCCAGTACGACTACCACTCCACGCTGTCGGAGAACAACCGGGTGCATGTGCAGCCGATCCCGCCGACCCGCGGGCTGATCTTCGACCGCAACGGGGTGATCGTTGCCGACAACCGCCCCAGCTTCAGCCTGTCGATGACCCGCGAACGTGCGGGTAACTGGCAGGAAGTGCTGGATACCATCGTCGAAGTGCTGGACCTCACCGCTGACGACCGTGCCCTGTTCGAGAAGCGCATGCGCCAGGGCCGCCGGCCATTCGAGCCGGTGCCGATCCTGTTCGAGCTCAACGAAGAGCAGATCGCCCGCGTGGCGGTAAACCAGTTCCGCCTGCCGGGTGTCGAGGTGGTGGCACAGCTGGTGCGGCATTACCCGCAGGGTGCGCATTTCGCCCATTCGGTGGGTTATGTCGGGCGGATCAACGAGAAAGAGCTGAAAACGCTCGACCCGGTGAACTACAGCGGTACCCACCATATCGGCAAGACCGGCATCGAGCGCTTCTACGAGGCCGCCCTGCACGGTCAGGTGGGTTACGAGGAAGTCGAGACCAACGCCCGTGGCCGGGTGTTGCGGGTGCTCAAGCGCACCGATCCGAAGCCGGGCAAGGACATTGTGCTGAGCCTGGACATCAAGCTGCAGGAGGCCGCTGAAGCCGCCCTGGGAGGCCGGCGTGGTGCAGTGGTTGCGCTCGACCCGCGAACCGGCGAGGTGCTGGCGATGGTGAGTCAGCCTAGCTTCGACCCCAACCTGTTCGTCACCGGCATCAGCTTCAAGGCCTATGCCGAGTTGCGCGATTCGATCGATCGGCCGCTGTTCAACCGCGTGCTGCGTGGCTTGTACCCGCCGGGGTCGACCATCAAGCCGGCGGTGGCTATTGCCGGTCTGGACAGTGGCGTCGTGAATGCCAGCAGCAGGGTGTTCGACCCTGGCTACTACCAGCTGCCCAACTACGACCATAAATACCGTAACTGGAACCGCTCCGGGGATGGCTGGGTCGACCTGGACACCGCCATCATGCGCTCGAACGACACCTACTTCTATGACCTTGCGCACAAGATGGGCATCGATCGCTTGTCCAGCTACATGAACAAGTTCGGTATCGGCCAGCGGGTTTCCCTCGACATGTTCGAGGAGTCTGCCGGGTTGATGCCGTCGCGCGAATGGAAGCGTGCCACCCGTCGCCAGGCCTGGTTCCCTGGCGAAACCCTGATTCTCGGCATCGGCCAGGGCTATATGCAGGCCACGCCGCTGCAACTGGCCCAGGCCACTGCACTGATCGCCAACAAAGGTGTGTGGAACCGCCCGCACCTGGCCAAGACCATCGAAGGCTTGCCGCCGGTAGACGACAACCCCATGGAAGACATCGTACTGCGTGACAAGTCCGACTGGGCCAAGGTCACCCATGGCATGGAACAGGTGATGCACAACGCCCGCGGTACCGCGCGCAAGGCAGCTGCCGGAGCCCAGTACCGCATTGCCGGCAAGAGCGGTACCGCCCAGGTGGTGGCGATCAAGCAGGGCGAGAAGTACGATCGCAACAAACTCCAGGAGCGCCACCGCGACCATGCCCTGTTCGTCGCGTTTGCCCCAGCCGAAGCCCCGAAAATCGTGGTTTCGGTGATGGTCGAGAACGGTGAGTCCGGCTCGGGTGTCGCCGCTCCGGTGGTACGCCAGATCATGGACGCCTGGCTGCTCGACGAAAATGGCCGGCTCAAACCCGAGTTCGCGCCCGCCACCGTTACCCAGGAATCGGCCCTGTGA
- the rlmH gene encoding 23S rRNA (pseudouridine(1915)-N(3))-methyltransferase RlmH — MRLRLIAVGSRMPKWVEEGWHEYAKRLPAELSLELVEIPLNTRGKNADVARLIRQEGEAMLSKVQPGERIVTLEVHGKPWSTEQLATELDRWRLDARTVNLMVGGPEGLAPEVCARAEQRWSLSPLTLPHPLVRILIGEQIYRAWTVLSGHPYHK, encoded by the coding sequence GTGCGTCTGCGCCTGATTGCGGTCGGCTCGCGCATGCCGAAGTGGGTCGAGGAAGGCTGGCATGAATATGCCAAGCGCCTGCCCGCCGAGCTGTCGCTGGAGCTGGTGGAAATCCCGCTGAATACCCGTGGCAAGAATGCCGACGTCGCCCGCCTGATCCGTCAGGAGGGCGAAGCCATGCTGAGCAAAGTGCAGCCTGGGGAACGCATTGTCACCCTCGAGGTCCATGGCAAGCCATGGAGTACCGAGCAGCTGGCGACCGAGCTGGACCGCTGGCGCCTGGATGCGCGCACGGTGAATTTGATGGTGGGCGGCCCGGAGGGCCTGGCGCCTGAGGTTTGCGCGCGCGCCGAGCAACGTTGGTCGCTGTCGCCGCTGACTTTGCCGCACCCGTTGGTAAGGATACTCATCGGCGAGCAGATCTACCGCGCCTGGACCGTGTTGTCCGGGCACCCTTACCACAAATGA
- the rsfS gene encoding ribosome silencing factor, with product MTKQKIYGEELVAVTKAALEDVKAQDIQVIDVREKHSLTDYMIIATGTSNRQINAMAEKVREAVKAKGAQPLGEEGKGDSDWVLLDLNDVIVHMMTAAARQFYDLERLWQGAEQSRAADGKHHSPDHAHEYSDKLKDRE from the coding sequence ATGACCAAGCAGAAAATTTACGGCGAAGAACTGGTCGCAGTGACCAAGGCAGCGCTGGAAGACGTCAAGGCCCAGGACATCCAGGTCATCGACGTGCGCGAGAAGCACAGCCTGACCGACTACATGATCATTGCCACCGGTACCTCCAACCGCCAGATCAACGCGATGGCCGAAAAGGTCCGTGAAGCAGTCAAGGCCAAGGGCGCCCAGCCACTGGGTGAAGAAGGCAAGGGCGACAGCGACTGGGTGCTGCTGGACCTGAACGACGTCATCGTGCACATGATGACCGCCGCTGCCCGCCAGTTCTACGACCTTGAGCGTCTGTGGCAGGGTGCCGAGCAAAGCCGTGCCGCCGATGGCAAGCACCACAGCCCGGACCATGCCCACGAGTACTCCGACAAGCTCAAAGACCGCGAATAA
- the nadD gene encoding nicotinate-nucleotide adenylyltransferase, whose amino-acid sequence MASCAARGPAELSKAQAVRRIGILGGTFDPVHIGHLRSALEVAEFMGLDELRLLPNARPPHRDTPQVAAQDRLAMVREAVQGVACLSVDARELERDKPSYTIDTLESIRAELSGHDQLFLVLGWDAFCGLPAWHRWEELLQHCHILVLQRPDADVEPPDELRNLLAARSESDPTAMSGPAGNISFVWQTPLAVSATQIRQLLASGKSVRFLVPDAVLAYIEAHELYRAPN is encoded by the coding sequence ATGGCCAGTTGCGCGGCCAGGGGTCCTGCTGAGTTGAGCAAGGCCCAGGCAGTCCGGCGTATCGGCATTCTAGGTGGTACCTTCGACCCCGTGCATATCGGCCACTTGCGCAGCGCGCTGGAAGTGGCCGAGTTCATGGGGCTGGATGAGCTACGCCTGTTGCCCAATGCCCGGCCGCCGCACCGCGACACGCCACAGGTGGCCGCGCAGGATCGCCTGGCGATGGTCCGTGAAGCGGTGCAGGGCGTCGCTTGCCTGAGCGTCGATGCCCGCGAGCTGGAACGTGACAAGCCGTCGTACACCATCGATACGCTGGAATCGATCCGCGCCGAACTGTCCGGCCACGACCAGCTGTTCCTGGTGCTGGGTTGGGATGCCTTCTGTGGCCTGCCCGCCTGGCATCGCTGGGAAGAATTGCTGCAACACTGTCACATCCTGGTACTGCAACGTCCGGATGCCGACGTAGAACCCCCTGACGAGTTGCGCAACCTGTTGGCTGCGCGCTCGGAGAGCGATCCCACCGCCATGTCCGGCCCGGCGGGAAATATTTCGTTCGTCTGGCAGACGCCGCTTGCGGTGTCGGCTACACAGATCCGACAGCTGCTGGCCAGCGGCAAATCGGTGAGGTTCCTGGTGCCGGACGCCGTACTGGCCTATATCGAGGCGCACGAACTATATCGTGCGCCCAACTGA
- a CDS encoding glutamate-5-semialdehyde dehydrogenase, with amino-acid sequence MTESVLDYMTRLGRAAREASRVIGRASTAQKNRALQAAADALDAARAELTAANELDLAAGRASGLEPALLDRLALTPARIDGMITGLRQVASLPDPVGAIRDMSYRPSGIQVGKMRTPLGVIGIIYESRPNVTIDAASLCLKSGNATILRGGSEAIHSNRAIATCIQRGLAEAGLPAAVVQVVETTDREAVGALISMPEFVDVIVPRGGRGLIERISRDARVPVIKHLDGICHIYVSQHADLDKAWNVAFNAKTYRYGICGAMETLLVDQQVAERFLPEMARRFVEKGVELRGCERTQAIISAKPATEADWHTEYLDAILSIRVVDGLNQAIEHINHYGSHHTDSIISEHQGEARQFMAEVDSASVMLNTPTCFADGFEYGLGAEIGISTDKLHARGPVGLEGLTCEKYVVIGDGQLRGQGSC; translated from the coding sequence ATGACTGAGTCCGTTCTTGACTATATGACCCGTTTGGGTCGCGCTGCCCGTGAGGCTTCCCGGGTGATTGGCCGTGCCAGCACCGCGCAGAAGAACCGCGCCCTGCAAGCCGCCGCCGACGCGCTGGATGCTGCCCGTGCCGAGCTCACCGCTGCCAACGAGCTGGACCTGGCCGCCGGCCGCGCCAGTGGCCTGGAGCCCGCACTGCTCGATCGTCTGGCGCTGACCCCGGCGCGTATCGACGGCATGATCACCGGCTTGCGCCAGGTGGCCAGCCTGCCGGACCCAGTCGGTGCCATCCGCGACATGAGCTACCGTCCATCGGGCATTCAGGTAGGCAAGATGCGTACCCCGCTGGGGGTGATCGGGATCATCTATGAATCGCGTCCGAACGTGACCATTGATGCCGCCAGCCTGTGCCTCAAGTCGGGCAATGCAACCATCCTGCGTGGCGGTTCCGAAGCCATCCACTCCAACCGCGCCATTGCCACCTGCATTCAGCGTGGCCTGGCCGAAGCCGGCCTGCCGGCGGCGGTGGTGCAGGTGGTCGAAACCACCGACCGCGAAGCCGTGGGCGCGCTGATCAGCATGCCGGAATTCGTCGATGTCATCGTGCCGCGCGGAGGCCGTGGCCTGATCGAGCGCATCAGCCGCGATGCCCGCGTGCCGGTGATCAAGCACCTGGACGGCATCTGCCACATCTATGTCAGCCAGCATGCCGACCTGGACAAGGCCTGGAATGTGGCTTTCAACGCCAAGACCTACCGCTACGGCATCTGCGGTGCCATGGAAACGCTGCTGGTCGACCAACAAGTGGCTGAGCGCTTCCTGCCAGAAATGGCCCGCCGCTTCGTGGAGAAGGGCGTGGAGCTGCGCGGTTGCGAGCGTACCCAGGCTATCATCAGCGCCAAACCGGCCACCGAAGCCGACTGGCACACGGAATACCTCGATGCGATCCTGTCGATTCGCGTGGTCGACGGCCTGAACCAGGCCATCGAGCACATCAACCACTATGGCTCGCACCACACCGACTCGATCATCAGCGAACACCAGGGTGAAGCCCGTCAGTTCATGGCTGAGGTCGATTCGGCGTCGGTCATGCTCAACACCCCGACCTGCTTTGCCGATGGCTTCGAGTACGGCCTGGGTGCGGAAATCGGTATTTCCACCGACAAGCTGCATGCCCGCGGCCCTGTCGGCCTGGAAGGCCTGACCTGCGAGAAGTATGTGGTGATCGGCGATGGCCAGTTGCGCGGCCAGGGGTCCTGCTGA
- a CDS encoding DNA-3-methyladenine glycosylase: MPALPDSFFDRDAQTLAKALLGKVIRHRHGDLWLAARIIETEAYYLSDKGSHASLGYTEKRKALFLDGGHIYMYYARGGDSLNFSAHGPGNAVLIKSAYPWQDTLSGPDSLAQMQLNNPDASGNIRPQERLCAGQTLLCRALGLKVPHWDAQRFDAERLYVEDCGNAVPRVIQAARLGIPHGRDEHLPYRFVDAEYARFCTRNPLRRGQVEGRDFFILEQGS, translated from the coding sequence ATGCCAGCCCTGCCCGACAGCTTTTTCGACCGCGACGCCCAGACCCTGGCCAAGGCCCTGCTGGGCAAGGTCATCCGTCACCGCCACGGCGACCTGTGGCTGGCCGCGCGGATCATCGAGACCGAGGCCTACTACCTTTCCGACAAAGGTAGCCACGCTTCGCTCGGCTACACCGAAAAACGCAAGGCGCTATTCCTGGATGGGGGGCACATCTACATGTACTACGCCCGCGGCGGCGATTCGCTGAACTTCAGCGCCCACGGGCCGGGCAACGCGGTGCTGATCAAGTCTGCCTATCCTTGGCAGGACACCCTCTCGGGGCCCGACAGCCTGGCGCAGATGCAATTGAACAACCCCGATGCAAGCGGCAATATCCGCCCGCAAGAGCGCCTGTGCGCCGGCCAGACCCTGCTATGCCGGGCCCTGGGCCTGAAAGTGCCGCATTGGGACGCCCAGCGTTTCGACGCCGAACGCCTGTACGTCGAGGACTGCGGCAACGCCGTGCCCCGGGTGATCCAGGCCGCTCGCCTGGGCATCCCGCACGGGCGCGACGAGCACCTGCCGTACCGCTTCGTCGATGCCGAATACGCCCGTTTCTGCACACGGAACCCGTTACGTCGCGGCCAAGTCGAAGGCCGTGATTTCTTCATTCTCGAACAAGGAAGCTGA